The Kitasatospora albolonga nucleotide sequence ACGGACGCCCTGGTCCGCGCCGAACTCCTTTCGGCTCTGGCCCTGCTGGACCCCGAGGGCACCGCACCGGCCGCGACCGGGGCGCTCGGCCCGGACAGCCCGCCGGAGCTGCGGATCGCGGCCGTGCTGGCCTGCGTGGACATCGGACTGCCCTGGACCCGGGCCCACCACGATGCGGTGCTGGCCCTGCTTCCTCTGGACCGCCTCGTCTCGGACCGGCTCGACCTCTCCCGCAGGGAACCCCTGCACCACATCACCGCCACCCTGCTCCTCCGGGACACCGGGGCGGACCGGGAAGCGGTGTTCGCGCTGCTCGATGCCGCGCTGCGCGGCGATGATCCAGATACCCGCACCGAGGCGGTGTGGGCGGCCAGGGAGGCGTGCGAGCTCTCCCGCAGCGCGCCCGCGCGGCTGGTTCCCGCGCTGATATCGGCGGTCGCGGCCGACGAGGCCACGGCCGACGGGGCGGGTGACGCGTCCGGTGCGCTGTCGGCGTTCGGAAAGCTCGGTCCGTGCGGGGGTCCGGCCGCCGCCGACGTGCTGGCGGTACGCGCGTCGGGCGACGGCGACAGGGCGGACCGTGCCCTCGAAGCGCTGGTCGCCGTCGCTCCCGAACGGGCCGCGCCCCTGCTCGCCCGGGACCTGGAGCGGCGTCCCCGGGCACTCGGAGCGGCCTGCGGCGGGCCCGCCGGTTCCCTGCCGGTCGTGCCGTACGACCCCGAGCTGCTGGCGGCGGTCCGGAAGCGGCTCGCCGCCGTGGAGCCCGACGGCCGCGCTCCCTTCCAGCTGGCGGCGCTGCTCACGGAATGGGGGACGGACGCGGCCGACGCCGTTCCCGAACTGCTCGCCGCGCTACCGGCGTTCCCCGGCCTGCTGCCCAGCGTGCTGGCAGCCGTCCGCCCGCCCGGGCTCCACCCCGAGGTGGCGGACGCGTTGCGGGCGCACACCCGGACCGGCCCGGCGGACGACCGGATCGCGGCGGCCCAGGCGCTCCACCGGCTGACCGGGGACCACGGCCCGTTGCTGCCCCTGCTCGCCGAGCGGCTCACCGCGTGCGCCGGGGGGAGCGGGGACGGGATACGCGAGGCGGCGACGGCCGCCGCCGCGGTCGGGCCCGCCGCCCTGCCGATCGTTCCCGCGCTCCGTGGCGCGCTCAACGCCCCCGGCCCCCGGCGCACCTTTCCGCAGATGGACGCGGATATCGCCATCGCCACGGCCCTGCACCGCATCACAGGCGACGCGGCGGAGGCGGTCCCGGTGCTGGCCGGGATTCTCGGCGCCGACGACCTGCGCTGGGGACGCTGGACCCTGATCCGCGCGGCCCGCGCCGCAGAGGGCCTCGGCCCGGCGGCGCGGCCACTCGTCCCCGTACTGAAGGCGCTGCTCACCGACCCCGAACAGGTACCGGTGGCGGTGCTCGCCCTCCACGCCGTCGCCCGGGAAGAGGTCGACACCGGCCGCCTGGCCGGGCTCCTGCTGGACGCGGCAGAGGCGGGCGCCGCCCCGTTCGAGGCCGTGGACGCCGTGGAGGCGCTCGGCGTGGACACGCTGTCCGAGGAGCACCGGGCACGGCTCACAGAGCTGGGGGAGCGGGATCTGAGAGTGGTGACGTCCGGGGTGGAGGGCACGGTCGAGGCCGCCGACGAACGGCTGCGCGCCCGGGTGCGCGCGGTGGTCGGGGCCGACTGACCCCGCGCACCGGTTCCGGCGGCCCGCGGGACGCACTCGACCTCTGCCCTGTCCGAGTGGCGGGCATGGGGGAACCGCCACGCCGTGCCCTCTCAGCTCCCCGGCCGCCAGTCCGGGCGCCGACCGCTGAGGCCGATCACCCGGTCCAGCAGCGGCGCGTCGTCCGGCACCGGGACGGCCGGCCCGAAGAGGCCCGCGCTGTCCGCGCCGCCAGTGCCGCTCGCGTTGCTCGTGTCGCCAGTGCCGCCGGTGTCGTCCCCGGCCGGGGCGAGCAGGGCCGCGCAGGAGCGCAGTTCGGCCTCCCCGGCCTCGTACGGCTGCCCGGTCGCCCGGGCCAGGTCCCAGCCGTGGACGACAAGTTCGTTGAGCGCGACGGCCCCCGCCACCTCACCGGGCAGCTCCACCCCGCCCGCCCGCGTCAGGCCCGTCCAGGCGGCGGGGGAGCGCCAGGCCGCCGCCACCTCCTCCAGCCGCCGGGGCAGCACCTCGCGCCAGTCGTCGCCGAGAACCGGCAGGGAGGCGTCCGGGGAGAGGGCCGTGCTCGCCCCGAGATCCTTGCGGGCCGCGTCGCGGAAGGCGGCGGCCAGCCCGGCGAGATGGCCGAGCAACTCCCGTACGGCGTAGTCGGGACAGGGCGTGGGGCCGCCCAGCCGGTCGTCGTCGATCGCAGCGAGCAGCCCCGCGACCCGCCGGGCGGCCGGCTCCAGATCGAGGGCGGGAGCGGGCGGGGAGGCGGATGCGCTGTTGGCGTTCATACAGGGCAGACCGTTCCGCCGCCGAGAACTCATCGGCCCGGGTCGAGCTGCCCGGTCCGCCCGGTGCGCGGCGCACACCACCACATAGCGGAAGGTTCCTCTCCGTCCTCTTGTCGGCAACCCCCACGCCATGTCATACAGGTCTGGACCATTGCTGTCCGGATGGAAGGCACCACCGTGCAACGCCCCCACATATCCACCGCGTTGGCCTGTTCCGCCGCCCTGCTCCTCGCCCCC carries:
- a CDS encoding TIGR03086 family protein produces the protein MNANSASASPPAPALDLEPAARRVAGLLAAIDDDRLGGPTPCPDYAVRELLGHLAGLAAAFRDAARKDLGASTALSPDASLPVLGDDWREVLPRRLEEVAAAWRSPAAWTGLTRAGGVELPGEVAGAVALNELVVHGWDLARATGQPYEAGEAELRSCAALLAPAGDDTGGTGDTSNASGTGGADSAGLFGPAVPVPDDAPLLDRVIGLSGRRPDWRPGS